A genome region from Oncorhynchus gorbuscha isolate QuinsamMale2020 ecotype Even-year linkage group LG26, OgorEven_v1.0, whole genome shotgun sequence includes the following:
- the fdx2 gene encoding ferredoxin-2, mitochondrial has product MYLAHRHNIELEGACEASLACSTCHVYVNRDHVDKLPEPDEREDDMLDMAPALQENSRLGCQIILTQELEGIELTLPKVTRNFYVDGHVPKPH; this is encoded by the exons ATGTACCTGGCCCATAGGCACAACATTGAACTGGAAG GAGCGTGTGAGGCATCACTAGCTTGCTCAACGTGCCACGTGTATGTGAACAGAGACCATGTCGACAAGCTGCCAGAGCCTGACGAAAG AGAGGATGACATGCTGGACATGGCCCCAGCGCTACAGGAGAACTCCAGACTTGGCTGTCAGATCATCCTCACCCAGGAGCTGGAGGGCATCGAGCTTACCCTGCCTAAGGTCACCAGGAACTTCTACGTGGACGGCCATGTTCCCAAACCACACTGA